A section of the Nodosilinea sp. FACHB-141 genome encodes:
- a CDS encoding helix-turn-helix transcriptional regulator has protein sequence MGKAGYVLKQVLEQYGITQYRFAATMGVGRNSVYRWCSGKIDPTGDTILEIVQVLKTMNPDAAEAFVSQYIGREIDE, from the coding sequence ATGGGCAAAGCAGGTTATGTTCTCAAACAGGTGCTGGAGCAATACGGCATCACTCAATATCGTTTCGCGGCAACTATGGGCGTTGGGCGCAACAGTGTTTATCGCTGGTGTAGCGGCAAAATTGACCCCACAGGCGACACCATCTTAGAAATTGTGCAGGTTCTCAAAACCATGAACCCCGATGCTGCTGAAGCGTTTGTCAGTCAGTACATCGGTCGCGAAATTGACGAATAA
- a CDS encoding helicase: MEPDFLLRASTWGRVFEIAVQRGVIAYLVQQDLLSLRHPSLEGWQEYKVADVTQGVVRDLHVTDQNVREWVESNIRHLLVFGYGLGWSTMREYLKRNALKHYQIEAIWAPLSLPGVEESYDEEIEKTAFAFKQAFKLPGPVDVGLLQRGRPGRADFLLWLKAVEASTRRKSKRPENVILCLEFSYNAPPKLADFRTEEPHCNEVHRYARYIESRGVFARVCAEVEGSGLEISQQLSDHLVAFSGSDKPLFKLCQASSYTERLVNLLVKQERLTKGCRASAIAVTSNGLESLTAEFDDGVQGSDPRIQLMASLGEAYRKAHKLKDGARDDLDKEIRIVFNKLVRSLPSDFRKQAKTIGDAPDLGSSLHLSLSEKVKDFYTPMQALSVEDALSSLESTDALEDFFDGDPRPAITTALKQRLSPTGDVTLRNTHAAAVVAGLTAAQPGRLNVIALEGNPGIGKTTAVTQFLSQQDEGYCFLYVSPRVVINRDVTAKLAHNDEGQPSGILTLTSNAKLISSAASWYEQKIHTPGTKKLQIDSAVVADGVAELNHPICNTLFVTPQEEQDIDTEIVASRRYKRARTERADSMQSKTRPGVLRTLAIAARKLLDVNPQVNRLVLTAAIQGYRSLRNQTTIDALSQLFTKKANTTAGKQERRNFAKKIPTVIAMVDEVAGDGAGALFCHGLAEWLTQQFIEPFEGEHCPFRVVLIISDASLSNEVVLNSYLNSGDRAPDKVLISPTAGSSAFRVTGTTLKVGSGLHPTLHIMTNSYPASTLDINYSIRLASITPGLTSDGQPQPIRQAVREQSDEELLRNAQIEIETALKQGAEQIIFFAQDKAFLRQLRQTLTAGEAPQLTPDDVKILDQSVREDQRLKLVQEPQRDQVRVFLMTSSGARGVSFPKTDWIIASIPRFNIEAALMEVAQLIYRGRGLYTDVVTGQKVSGDHKARRLVMLINDFMIVDGSEDRDRRWLRQSTDLLTLLLMLRSTIHTRIKGDAGLQRQRIAFVPVGFVGDEELLSLMSDDLRDFLREAQVFLCDDHTQDDKALIGKAQQLVEGLFAHFNLKGFSPEVGTASYVDYTAIEALAKTISRPTSRLLGALTDESLTIPQELTCVGPFWIEDWRGRTSEERFSFETWRTDVDKGSLNLLGLLNSIADNTSFPPKLRQPAKELHRLLIREKETPVREYSTLQDTKTDNIVVALPLDYPHFWKIQPEDGGRKKLLEDPTTWRNALGTALTSQGLVMPVLPIYQDFPWAAVVGQRTISQLETVFDNRYFMASSELNLLNTILLEDNDEAD; this comes from the coding sequence ATGGAACCTGACTTTCTGTTGCGGGCCTCGACCTGGGGCCGTGTGTTTGAGATCGCAGTTCAGCGTGGCGTCATTGCCTACCTGGTGCAGCAAGATCTGCTGTCCTTAAGGCATCCATCCTTAGAAGGGTGGCAAGAGTATAAGGTTGCTGACGTAACCCAGGGTGTCGTCCGGGATCTCCACGTCACCGATCAAAATGTCAGAGAGTGGGTAGAGTCCAACATTCGACATCTGCTGGTTTTCGGTTATGGGCTAGGGTGGAGCACCATGCGCGAATACCTAAAGCGCAATGCCCTCAAACATTACCAAATCGAGGCTATTTGGGCTCCACTATCACTGCCTGGGGTTGAAGAATCCTACGATGAAGAGATTGAGAAAACTGCCTTTGCCTTTAAGCAGGCCTTTAAGCTACCTGGCCCCGTCGATGTAGGGCTACTCCAGCGCGGTCGCCCTGGACGTGCCGACTTTTTACTTTGGCTGAAGGCTGTTGAGGCTTCTACTCGACGCAAAAGTAAGCGACCCGAGAATGTCATCCTTTGCCTAGAGTTTTCCTACAACGCGCCCCCTAAGCTGGCAGATTTTAGAACCGAGGAGCCCCACTGTAACGAAGTTCACCGCTATGCCCGTTACATTGAGTCGCGCGGCGTATTCGCCCGTGTCTGTGCTGAGGTTGAAGGCAGTGGGCTAGAGATCAGCCAACAGCTGTCTGATCATCTGGTGGCCTTTAGCGGTAGCGACAAGCCTCTCTTCAAGCTCTGCCAGGCTTCCTCTTACACTGAACGACTAGTCAACTTGTTAGTTAAGCAGGAACGTCTGACCAAAGGGTGCAGGGCTAGCGCGATCGCAGTCACCTCCAACGGGTTAGAAAGCCTAACCGCCGAGTTTGACGACGGTGTCCAGGGGAGTGACCCTCGCATTCAGCTCATGGCATCCCTAGGCGAAGCCTACCGTAAGGCCCACAAACTAAAGGATGGTGCCCGCGATGATCTAGATAAAGAAATTCGGATTGTGTTTAACAAGCTGGTGCGATCGCTCCCATCAGACTTCAGAAAACAGGCCAAAACCATCGGCGACGCCCCCGACCTAGGCAGTTCACTGCACCTGTCTCTTTCAGAAAAGGTCAAAGACTTCTATACACCGATGCAGGCGCTATCGGTAGAAGATGCCCTCTCTTCCCTGGAGTCCACAGATGCCCTGGAGGATTTTTTCGACGGCGATCCCCGACCAGCCATTACCACCGCTCTCAAACAGCGTCTGTCTCCAACCGGTGACGTGACCCTCAGAAATACCCACGCCGCTGCGGTAGTGGCTGGGCTTACCGCAGCGCAACCCGGCAGGCTGAATGTGATCGCGCTAGAGGGGAATCCGGGGATCGGCAAGACCACTGCGGTCACTCAATTTCTATCCCAGCAAGACGAAGGCTATTGCTTTCTCTATGTCAGTCCCCGAGTCGTCATCAACCGAGACGTGACCGCCAAACTCGCCCACAATGACGAGGGCCAGCCGAGCGGCATTTTAACCCTAACCTCAAACGCAAAGCTGATCAGCTCAGCGGCTTCGTGGTACGAGCAAAAGATTCATACCCCAGGCACCAAAAAACTGCAAATTGACAGCGCTGTTGTCGCAGACGGCGTCGCTGAACTGAATCATCCCATCTGCAACACCCTATTTGTCACGCCCCAGGAAGAGCAGGATATTGATACCGAAATTGTCGCTTCAAGGCGGTACAAGCGTGCCCGTACCGAGCGAGCAGACAGTATGCAGTCAAAGACTCGCCCAGGGGTTTTGAGGACACTCGCGATCGCGGCCCGCAAGTTGCTTGATGTGAATCCCCAGGTCAACCGGCTGGTGCTGACCGCTGCCATCCAGGGATACCGCTCCCTCAGGAACCAGACAACCATTGATGCCCTCAGCCAGTTGTTTACCAAAAAAGCCAATACCACCGCAGGCAAGCAGGAGCGGCGAAACTTTGCCAAAAAAATTCCGACTGTTATCGCCATGGTCGATGAAGTAGCCGGTGATGGGGCTGGAGCACTCTTCTGCCACGGGCTAGCAGAATGGCTCACCCAGCAGTTCATCGAACCCTTTGAAGGAGAGCACTGTCCCTTTCGGGTAGTGCTGATCATTTCGGATGCCTCGTTAAGTAACGAAGTGGTGCTCAACAGCTATCTAAACTCTGGCGACCGTGCCCCAGATAAGGTGTTGATTAGCCCAACCGCTGGCAGCAGTGCGTTTCGTGTCACCGGCACAACCCTGAAAGTCGGGTCAGGTCTGCATCCCACCCTGCACATCATGACCAACAGTTATCCGGCGTCTACCCTCGATATCAACTACAGCATTCGGCTAGCGTCTATTACCCCAGGCCTTACCAGTGATGGGCAGCCTCAGCCCATCCGCCAGGCCGTGCGTGAGCAGTCTGATGAGGAGTTGCTCAGAAATGCTCAGATCGAAATCGAGACGGCGCTGAAGCAGGGGGCTGAGCAAATTATCTTTTTTGCCCAAGATAAAGCTTTCTTGAGACAACTGCGGCAAACCCTAACGGCAGGCGAAGCGCCGCAGCTCACCCCTGATGATGTAAAAATCTTGGATCAAAGCGTGCGGGAAGACCAGCGCCTCAAGCTGGTTCAAGAGCCTCAGCGCGACCAAGTTCGTGTCTTTCTCATGACTTCCTCCGGGGCCAGAGGGGTCTCTTTCCCAAAAACCGATTGGATCATTGCCTCCATTCCCCGATTCAATATAGAAGCAGCTCTCATGGAGGTAGCCCAACTCATTTATCGAGGTCGCGGCCTATACACTGATGTAGTAACAGGCCAAAAGGTATCAGGCGACCATAAGGCTCGCCGTCTGGTGATGCTCATTAACGACTTTATGATCGTAGACGGTTCTGAAGACCGCGATCGCCGTTGGCTACGGCAGTCAACTGACCTACTGACATTGTTGTTGATGCTACGCTCCACTATCCATACCCGCATTAAAGGAGACGCCGGGCTTCAGCGGCAGCGCATTGCCTTTGTACCGGTGGGGTTTGTCGGCGACGAAGAACTGCTAAGCCTCATGTCTGATGACCTGCGAGACTTTCTGCGGGAGGCTCAGGTGTTTCTATGTGATGACCACACCCAAGATGATAAAGCCCTGATAGGAAAAGCTCAGCAGCTGGTGGAAGGGCTTTTTGCCCACTTCAATCTAAAGGGATTTTCTCCGGAGGTAGGCACAGCCTCCTATGTGGACTACACCGCCATTGAAGCCTTGGCCAAAACGATCTCACGCCCCACCAGTCGCCTACTAGGAGCGCTTACCGATGAAAGCTTAACCATTCCCCAGGAGCTGACTTGTGTCGGCCCCTTCTGGATAGAAGACTGGCGCGGAAGAACATCCGAAGAGAGATTTAGTTTCGAGACCTGGCGTACCGATGTTGATAAAGGTAGCCTCAATTTGCTAGGGCTTTTAAACTCAATTGCTGACAACACTAGCTTTCCACCTAAGCTGCGGCAACCGGCCAAAGAGCTTCACCGACTGCTCATTCGGGAGAAAGAAACACCTGTCAGAGAATACTCGACCTTACAAGACACTAAGACCGATAACATTGTGGTTGCGCTACCGCTAGACTATCCACATTTTTGGAAGATCCAGCCCGAAGATGGTGGCAGGAAAAAACTGCTAGAAGACCCAACAACTTGGCGCAATGCCTTAGGAACTGCGTTGACATCCCAGGGGCTGGTTATGCCAGTTCTACCTATTTATCAAGATTTTCCCTGGGCAGCTGTTGTTGGTCAACGAACTATCAGCCAGCTAGAAACCGTATTTGACAACCGATACTTTATGGCATCCAGCGAGCTTAACTTGTTAAACACAATCCTTTTAGAGGACAACGACGAGGCTGATTAG
- a CDS encoding DUF6884 domain-containing protein translates to MDKIALVSCVSKKQYYPCAAKDLYQSTWFIKAKAYVEKHYSIWFILSAQHGLVEPSDVISPYDKTLKSIPSEARNEWAQNVLDEIKRLTNNSSEIHIFAGETYRENLAPKLNDAEYVVVIPLKGLAIGKQLSWFNGHS, encoded by the coding sequence ATGGATAAAATTGCATTAGTCTCTTGTGTTAGCAAAAAGCAATACTACCCTTGCGCTGCTAAAGACCTTTACCAGTCAACCTGGTTCATTAAAGCTAAGGCTTACGTTGAGAAACACTACTCAATTTGGTTTATTCTTTCAGCTCAGCATGGGCTTGTCGAGCCTTCTGATGTTATTTCTCCCTATGATAAGACTTTGAAGTCAATTCCTTCAGAGGCTAGAAACGAATGGGCTCAGAATGTGCTTGATGAAATTAAAAGATTGACCAATAACTCTAGTGAAATCCATATTTTTGCTGGAGAGACGTACCGTGAAAATCTTGCCCCAAAACTTAACGACGCTGAATATGTTGTAGTTATTCCTCTGAAGGGATTAGCCATCGGGAAACAACTGTCCTGGTTTAATGGCCATAGTTAG
- a CDS encoding GIY-YIG nuclease family protein, translating into MFENFSGWVVQQLAHWSDWQPLYECWRGNRIPSLPGLYRIRRAGQQELAYIGQTGAGNMNLKKRMGMLRGIYAVEMPYRDPHTAAPALWSIRHAEGCNFEVSILDGEWSTPWRKGLEALSISLYRYTHQRSPEVNFGRMPTGYQMSTANNARLTALGKRNRGGLTLALDNSHVLGIQPTGSLMSIPDRANWAGHQWSEWLPPEAILKIPQEAQGLYRIRSQGRKNLVYIGQGQLQARLKAHLSKVSRARRAQDLVFQEACPLEFSWVINPIWKEHHRLELENDLIASHLLVTEQLPSAQFMG; encoded by the coding sequence ATGTTTGAAAATTTCTCTGGCTGGGTGGTTCAGCAGTTAGCTCATTGGTCGGATTGGCAACCTCTGTACGAATGTTGGAGGGGTAATCGGATTCCTTCATTGCCAGGGCTCTATCGCATCCGCCGAGCAGGGCAGCAAGAACTGGCTTACATTGGTCAAACCGGTGCAGGCAACATGAATCTCAAAAAGCGTATGGGAATGTTGAGAGGTATATACGCTGTAGAAATGCCATACAGAGACCCTCATACTGCTGCACCCGCGCTTTGGTCTATTAGGCATGCCGAAGGCTGCAACTTTGAAGTGTCTATTCTAGACGGAGAGTGGAGTACTCCCTGGCGTAAGGGGCTAGAGGCGCTATCCATTAGCTTGTACCGATATACTCATCAAAGGTCTCCAGAGGTTAACTTCGGCAGAATGCCAACTGGGTACCAAATGTCCACAGCCAATAACGCCCGCCTGACAGCTTTAGGGAAGCGCAATAGAGGCGGATTGACATTAGCATTGGATAACAGTCATGTTCTTGGTATTCAACCAACTGGGTCTTTGATGAGCATTCCAGACAGGGCAAACTGGGCTGGTCATCAGTGGTCAGAGTGGCTACCACCAGAAGCTATTTTGAAAATTCCTCAAGAAGCTCAGGGCTTATATCGAATTCGCAGCCAAGGTAGAAAAAACCTGGTTTATATTGGGCAAGGTCAATTGCAGGCCAGGCTAAAGGCCCATCTAAGTAAAGTCAGTAGAGCCAGGAGAGCACAAGACTTAGTCTTTCAAGAGGCTTGCCCGCTTGAGTTTTCTTGGGTAATAAACCCTATTTGGAAAGAGCACCACCGGTTAGAGCTTGAAAACGACTTGATTGCCTCGCATTTGCTAGTGACTGAGCAGCTTCCCTCCGCTCAATTCATGGGTTGA
- a CDS encoding 3'-5' exonuclease, whose protein sequence is MNVLICKSLFQSLVSLSGAEVKRANDFILKFQDNPAQPSLSLERLTKIKNDNLWSARITQDLRAIVYKDGDTWALLHAGHHDDAYHWASNRKVEFNDKTGALQIVEVVESVEEIVPRRESWQVGLFDAYEDDYLLSLGLPNDWLPVLRQLITADDLLNIIERLPEEVSERLLQVASGELVAPPVAPTSKAVADNADTQRRFITVKSQGELEKMLQAPLATWIGFLHPSQRRLVTGNFNGPVKVTGSAGTGKTVVALHRARHLARQGKKVLLTTFVNTLCDNLKHNLQLLCTPEESDNITVTSVASQASSVLGKAKQGCRTVGDSDIKPLLELYSSPTCPLDITSLWQEWRLVIQPHGILTWDEFRSVSRKGRGTPLTVRDRRQVWQVLEKVLAHLDNDHKADWGHYFRRASDVLAHGLVSQGYDAVIVDEVQDLRPQELKFLAALAGDGPNSFMMVGDGGQRIYQGKFSLKSLGINVQGRSRTLKINYRTTEQIRRFADRITDLESDDLDGSRETRKGTVSLLQGPEPVLTAFDSPEQQAQFVAKEIQNLTERGLLLSEVGIFARTRYLLSPVQEHLQSLQIPYINLNSQDNESGFAVRLGTMHRAKGLEFKAVFAIDLSHNILPLPKALSEASDDEAKAESIELERHLLYVTITRARDFAYLCWQGKPTQFLSLHV, encoded by the coding sequence ATGAATGTACTGATCTGCAAATCTCTATTTCAATCCTTGGTTAGCTTGAGTGGCGCAGAAGTCAAACGGGCCAACGACTTTATTCTCAAATTTCAGGACAACCCAGCCCAACCCAGCCTCAGTTTGGAGCGCCTTACCAAAATCAAAAACGATAACCTCTGGTCAGCACGCATTACCCAAGATCTGAGAGCAATCGTCTATAAAGATGGCGATACCTGGGCATTGCTCCATGCCGGGCACCACGACGACGCTTACCACTGGGCCAGCAACCGCAAGGTCGAGTTTAATGACAAGACAGGAGCCCTACAGATCGTCGAAGTCGTTGAGTCTGTCGAAGAAATTGTCCCCAGGCGAGAATCTTGGCAAGTTGGTCTGTTTGATGCCTATGAAGACGATTACTTGCTGAGTTTGGGGTTGCCCAACGACTGGCTGCCCGTGCTGCGGCAGCTGATCACCGCCGATGACCTGCTCAACATCATCGAGAGACTTCCCGAAGAAGTCTCAGAACGACTGCTGCAAGTGGCCTCAGGGGAATTGGTGGCTCCTCCTGTTGCACCCACATCCAAGGCTGTGGCTGACAATGCCGACACCCAGCGCCGCTTTATTACCGTGAAAAGCCAGGGCGAACTGGAGAAAATGCTCCAGGCCCCGCTAGCCACCTGGATTGGTTTTCTCCATCCCTCTCAGCGGCGGCTAGTGACCGGTAATTTCAATGGCCCTGTCAAAGTGACAGGTTCTGCAGGCACGGGCAAAACCGTCGTCGCCCTCCATCGCGCCCGGCACCTAGCCCGCCAAGGCAAAAAGGTACTCTTAACGACCTTCGTTAACACCCTGTGCGACAACCTAAAGCACAACCTCCAACTCCTCTGCACCCCAGAAGAGTCAGACAATATCACCGTCACCTCCGTAGCCAGCCAAGCCAGTTCAGTTTTGGGCAAAGCAAAACAAGGCTGTCGTACCGTCGGCGATAGCGACATCAAACCGCTCCTCGAACTCTACAGCTCGCCCACCTGCCCTCTAGACATTACGTCCCTCTGGCAAGAGTGGCGTTTAGTCATTCAACCCCACGGCATTCTGACCTGGGATGAATTTCGCTCCGTTAGCCGAAAAGGACGTGGCACTCCCCTCACCGTGCGCGATCGTCGCCAGGTCTGGCAGGTGCTCGAAAAAGTCTTGGCCCACCTCGACAACGACCACAAAGCCGATTGGGGTCACTACTTTCGCCGCGCCAGCGACGTTCTAGCCCATGGGTTAGTCAGCCAGGGCTATGACGCCGTTATTGTCGATGAAGTCCAAGACCTCCGCCCCCAAGAGCTCAAGTTCCTCGCCGCTCTAGCTGGAGATGGCCCTAACAGCTTCATGATGGTAGGCGATGGGGGGCAGCGTATCTATCAAGGCAAATTCTCCCTCAAGTCTCTGGGTATCAACGTTCAAGGGCGATCGCGCACGCTGAAGATCAACTACCGCACCACCGAGCAAATTCGCCGCTTTGCCGACCGCATTACCGACCTCGAAAGCGATGACTTAGACGGTAGCCGCGAAACCCGCAAGGGCACCGTCAGTTTGCTTCAAGGCCCAGAACCTGTTCTCACCGCCTTTGACAGCCCCGAACAGCAAGCCCAATTTGTTGCTAAAGAAATTCAAAATCTGACCGAGCGAGGGCTTTTGCTATCTGAAGTCGGTATATTTGCTAGAACTCGCTATCTTCTATCCCCAGTTCAAGAGCATTTACAGAGCCTACAAATCCCTTACATCAACCTAAACAGTCAAGACAACGAGTCAGGTTTCGCCGTTCGCCTCGGCACCATGCATCGTGCCAAAGGCCTAGAGTTCAAAGCGGTATTTGCCATCGATTTGTCACATAACATTCTGCCGCTCCCGAAAGCTCTTTCGGAAGCCTCCGATGATGAGGCCAAGGCAGAATCTATCGAACTAGAACGACATCTGCTCTACGTCACCATCACCCGCGCCCGCGACTTTGCCTATCTTTGCTGGCAGGGAAAGCCCACACAGTTTCTTTCGCTCCATGTTTGA